The nucleotide sequence TTTAGGGATGTATCCCCTTCGTATTATTAGGTCAGCCAGTTATTTCTGGTTGGCCTATTTTTATAGGCATTCTATGATGGTGGTAGCCGGGAGAACGCGTATCTCCTTGGGGAGCTTACCCCGTACCGGAAACTGTTCTCCCACTACTCCCAATGACCATGTTTGGGCTGGTTGAGGCTTGAGACCTCGTATAACAAGCGAAGCTATGGGTTTGGAACCGTTGTGGGATTGCCGGCTAGAATGATATCAGGAGGAGCTGACATGGAACCAGTTATCGGACTGGATGTGGCAAAAGGCGCGAGTGTATTTCAAGCGTTCGTGAAGCGTAATGAGGTGTGTGGAAAGTCGGTAACAATTCGGCATACCGAGGAAGGGTTCGGACGACTTGGCGAAGTGATACGCACGCTTGAGGAACAAACGGGTAACCGAGCGGTTGTGGTTTTGGAGGCAACAGGGCACTATCATCGCATCGTTATAGCCTATTTGGAGCGTATGGAAATTACGCACTTCATCGTTAATCCGCTATTATCTAAACGTTCGAAGAGCGCACAGTTACGTAAGGTGAAAACAGATGCAGCGGATGCCTGGCATTTGGCCGAAATGTATTACAGAGGGGACGTGAAGCCTCATCGAACCTGGAACGAGTGCTACACGGAGTTGCAACACATAACAAGGCAACACGAGTTCGTGACCTCACTGTACGTGCAAGCAAAGCTTAATATGCGTGCTTTATTAGATCAGGTATTCCCAACCTATGAGGGGGTGTTTTCGGATCTTTTCTCCGCGACAGCTCTCACTACGTTGCAGATGTGCTTATCCGATCAAACTTTAGAATGGGACGAAGCCATTCGTAAACAAGCGAGTAAATCTCGTTCTGCATCGTGGATCTGCACGAAAATTGAGCATCTAGAGTTTATTTATCGACAATGGAAAGAGAACAAGAATAGCCCTACTCAGATGCAGATGCTGAAAAGCATGGTGTCGTTGCTTCTTTCCATGCAGGAGCAAATCGAGGTGATCGAGGACCAGATAAGACAACTAGCCGGAGAACTACCGGAAGTGGAGTTAATAAAAAGTATTCCGGGCATAGGTGATAAGCTTGCTGCAGCCATTATTTCAGAAATTGGAGACGCGCAACAGTTCCAAGATCCGAAGCAACTCGTGGCGTTTGCGGGGCTAGATCCAGGTGTTCATAGTTCAGGTCAGTTTGTGGCCACAAGCAGTCGAATAACAAAACGGGGCTCCAAACGGCTTCGCCGGGCATTATTTCTAGCCGTACAATGTGGATTAAGACGTGACGCCAACGCGAAATTAAAAGCCTACTACGATAAGAAAAGAAAAGAGGGCAAGCCCTACAAGGTGACGGTGATTGCTTGCGCCAACAAGCTATTGCATCACATTTACGCCATCTTGAAGAAAGGCCAGCCCTACCAACCATAATCCATATTTATCCAAAATCCTCCACGACCATGGAGGTTATTTGGTATGCAGTAAAAGTATATCAGCTAGATACATGTAAGCCAAGGGATTAAATGTTGACAAGTATTAGCTGGTTTCCGGTTGCTCTTGAGATCGTGAAATCTGAATTTGTAAATTCTTAACAAGGAAATTTCACGATCTCAAATGCAAACGCTGTCGCTCCTCCAGGAGATACATTCCCTCTTTTAATTATCGAGTTGAAGGCATTTTTGCCTGAATCAAAGTTAGTCACGTTTCAAAATAAATTTGTCCAAAACATGCTTAACGCCATCATCGTTGTTGCTCAATGTAACGAAGTTTGCAATTGCTTTCAGCGCAGGTACTGCGTTGCCCATCGCAACGCCTAGACCAGCAGCCTCGATCATCTCATGATCATTCATCGCATCGCCAACCGCAATTGTCTCTTCCATTGGAATGTCGTAATGCGCAGCTAGAAAACGAAGCGCATGCCCCTTTGTGCCTTCAAGATTTAAAAACTCTAAGAAATTCGGTTTCGACTTCGTAATGTAAACCTCAGATCCTTGCATCTCTCTAAGCTCTGGCAAAAGCCCATCTAACCGAGCAGGCTCATCAATTGCAACAAACTTTGTTACTTTCTCATGTTGAAGCAGCGTTTCGAAATCTGGAATGACTTTGTAAGGAATTTTCGATAATTGCACATATGCTCGGATATGTTCGTTGTCGCTAGGCGAATACAGCTCATCGTTAATGGCTGCTTGAATATGAATGCCACGCTGCTTGCAATATTCATAGATCCGCAATGCAGCAGCAGTCGGTACGTAACGTTCATAAAGCACTTCTTCATCCAGCAAGTTTTTAATAAGCGAGCCTTGGTAAGTAATGATCGGCACATTTAAGCCAACTTGTCGTGCTATCTTTTGCGCGGACGCGAACATGCGGCCAGTAGCAATCGTAACATGTGCGCCATGAGCAATTGCAGCAGCCATCGCTTCACGTGTTGCTTCTGTTACAATTCCTTCATCTGTGAGCAATGTATCATCGAGATCGATCGCAATTAAACGGAAAGTCATGGAGTTCTCCCTCTCTATCTATGGCGGTTTTTATCTTATTTTAGCATGAGATGGTCGTTTAAAGTATGTTCAGAGCAAAATTAGATAACGAGACAGCAACATTGAATGCAGGAATATAACATCAAATCTCGAAATTTATTAGAGAGGGAAATCGTTTTCTATCTAGTATATATATGGAGGGATTTACATTGGCTCGCTTAGACTTTCCAAAAGATTTCGTATGGGGTACAGCAACAGCATCGTTTCAAATTGAAGGCGCGTATCAAGAAGATGGCCGTGGTATGTCGATTTGGGATACGTTTTGTCGCACACCAGGTAAAGTGTATAACGGGGATAATGGCGACGTTGCATGTGACAGCTATCACCGCTATGAAGAAGATATCGCGTTGTTGAAAAAGCTCGGAGTTAAAGCCTATAGACTGTCGATCGCTTGGCCACGTATTTTTCCACAAGGCACTGGCGAAGTGAACGAGAAAGGCTTGGATTACTATAAGCGCGTTGTCGACGGCTTAATTGCTGCGGGCATCGAGCCATGTGTAACACTTTATCACTGGGATTTACCACAAGCGCTTCAAGACAAAGGTGGCTGGGCGAATCGCGATACGATCGATGCATTCGTGAATTATGCTGAAGTCATCTTCAAAGCATTTGATGGTAAAATCAAGCAATATATCACATTCAATGAAACTTGGTGTGTGTCGTTCCTTTCGAACTACATCGGAGCGCATGCTCCTGGCAACAAGGATTTGCAGCTCGCAATTACGGTCGCTCACCACTGTATGGTAGCGCATGGTGAAGCGGTGAAGAAATTCCGCGCACTTGGCGTACAAGGTGAGATTGGAACGACGCATAACTTGTATTGGTTTGAGCCGTACTCTACATCTCCTGAAGATATCGCAGCAGCACATCGCAATCGTGCTTACAATAACGAATGGTTCATGGAGCCAACGTTCAAGGGTACTTATCCGCAATTTATGGTTGACTGGTTCAAGATGAAGGGTGCAGAAGTGCCAATTGTTCCAGGCGACATGGAGACGATTGCTCAGCCGATCGACTTCATTGGAGTTAACTTCTATAGCGGGGGTTTTGGTCGTTACAAGAAGAATGAAGGATTGTTTGATTGTGAAGAGGTGCAAGTAGGCTTCGACAAAACATTTATGGATTGGAATGTATACGCTGACGGCTTGTACAAAGTGCTTAGCTGGGTGAAGGAAGAGTATGGCGATACTCCTATTTACATTACGGAAAATGGCGCTTGCTATGACGATGAATTGACAGCAGACAATCGCGTACACGATGAACTTCGTACGGAATATTTCCGTAAGCACTTCATTCAATGTCACCGTCTAATTGCATCTGGCGTACCTCTTAAAGGCTACTTTGCCTGGTCGTTGCTCGATAACTTCGAATGGGCAGAAGGCTATAAGAAGCGCTTCGGAATCGTATATACGAACTATGAGACGTTAGAGCGCCATCCGAAGGACAGCTACTATTTTATTCAAGATGTGATTAAAAACAACGGCTTTGATGTATAATTAATCCACAAGCCGGGCTCTTCGCTAGAGTCCGGTTATATTTCTCACCTTTGTAAACGCGCGTTCACAGGTTTATTCTTTAACAGATATCCAGTACAATAGAAGAATCACTGTATATCGAAAGAGGAATAGCAAATGAATATCGTCGTTGCGACGCTTAATGCGAAATATATCCACACCTCATTGGCATTACGCTGTTTGAAAGCATTCGCTGAGCCTGAATTTAAGGTGACCATGGCAGAGTACACGATCAAGGATCCTGTCATGAGCATTGCAGCGGACCTATACTCGAAAAAACCGGACGTGATCGGATTTTCGTGTTACATCTGGAACATTGAAGAGACGGTCGCTGTTATTGACATGCTGCGCAAGGTGCTACCAGAGGTGAAGATCTTGCTCGGTGGACCTGAAGTCAGCTATGATACCGAGTATTGGATGAATCGATTGACCGATGTAGATTTTATTATAATGGGCGAAGGAGAGGAGACGTTTCTAGATTTGCTTCGGCAAATCTCAACGGACCAAAAGTATCACTTCGTATTCGGGTTGGCATACCGCAAAGCTGGACAAGTCATTGTGAATGTAGGACGCCCTAAGCTAGACTTGTCAACGATCCCATCCCCCTATCGCTTTCCCGAGGACATACCTTCACTGGGCAATCGAGTTGTTTATTTTGAGACGAGCAGAGGGTGTCCGTTCAACTGTCAATTTTGTTTGTCCAGTATTGAGGTTGGTGTCCGTTACTTCGATATCGAATGGGTGAAGGGGGAGATTACATACTTAATCGATCATGGTGCAAAGCTGATTAAGTTCGTTGACAGAACCTTTAATATTAAGCGTGAATATGCGATGGAAGTGTTTCAATTTCTGATCGATAATCACCGTGGATGCGTATTCCAGTTCGAGATTACAGCGGATATTATGCGTCCTGAAGTGCTCGATTTTCTCGCTGAGCATGCACCTCCAGGCATTTTTCGCTTTGAGATCGGCGTTCAATCGACGAATGATCCGACGAATCTCGCTGTCCAGCGTCGTCAAAACTTCGAGAAGCTTTCTCGCACAGTTGTAAAGGTAAAGGAAAGCGGCAAGATTGATCAGCACCTTGACTTGATCGCGGGTTTGCCACATGAAGACTATGACACCTTCCGAAAGACGTTCAACGATGTGTTTGCGCTTCGACCTGAGGAATTGCAGCTTGGCTTCTTGAAGATGTTAAGAGGCACAGGGCTGCGAAATGATGCCGACAAGTATGGTTATATCTATATGGACCGTGCGCCATATGAGATGCTTGGCAACGATCTGATGCCGTTTGGCGACATCGTAAAAATTAAGCGCATAGAAGATGTTCTTGAGAAGTATTGGAATGCACACCGCATGGATCGGACGATGGAGTACTTAATCACACAAGCGTACTCGTCACCCTATGACTTTTTCCAAGCGTTTGGTGATTATTGGGAGCAGCAGGGGTGGAGTCGAATCGGGCACCAACTCGATCATCTGTTCTCGCGTTTATGGGAGTTCCTTGAAGCTGATTCTGCAGATCTGCTCAACAAGGACGTTGCATTCGGGTTATTGAGGATCGACTATTATTATCAGCATAAGTACAAGCCTCGTAAACTGTGGTGGGATGATCGCTTAGACAAGAAAGATTGGAATTCTAGCTTTAAGTTTGCGGCAAAGGAATTAGGTATGGACGAACGAGAATTGCAAAAGAAGGCTATGATCGATCGATTACCATTCGATTATACGTTATGGCAACAAGAAGGACGTGTGGATTACACTGCTCCAACACTGCTCGTAATGCTATATTCAGGTGAGGAAACATCGATGGAACTTATCGCGCTGCCTCATCCGGGCGGGATTGTGGCGGCTCAAACCTAAACAGAAAGAGGGATTATGAATGGTATATGAAGCAAGCTCGAATCGTTATGAAAACATGAAGTACAATCGCGTTGGACGTTCGGGGCTTAAGATCCCTGCCGTATCGCTTGGTCTGTGGCATAATTTCGGGGGTCAAGATTTATATGAGAACGGTCGTGCGATGGTAAGACGTTCGTTTGATCTTGGTATTACACACTTTGATCTAGCAAACAATTATGGTCCACCTCAAGGATCAGCAGAAGAGGCGTTCGGCAAAATGCTCGCATCAGACTTGAAGCCTTATCGCGATGAGTTGATCATTTCGACGAAAGCGGGCTATTGGATGTGGCCTGGTCCCTATGGTGATAATGGCTCGCGCAAATATTTGATCTCAAGTCTAGATCAAAGCTTGAAGCGGATGG is from Candidatus Cohnella colombiensis and encodes:
- a CDS encoding GH1 family beta-glucosidase, with protein sequence MARLDFPKDFVWGTATASFQIEGAYQEDGRGMSIWDTFCRTPGKVYNGDNGDVACDSYHRYEEDIALLKKLGVKAYRLSIAWPRIFPQGTGEVNEKGLDYYKRVVDGLIAAGIEPCVTLYHWDLPQALQDKGGWANRDTIDAFVNYAEVIFKAFDGKIKQYITFNETWCVSFLSNYIGAHAPGNKDLQLAITVAHHCMVAHGEAVKKFRALGVQGEIGTTHNLYWFEPYSTSPEDIAAAHRNRAYNNEWFMEPTFKGTYPQFMVDWFKMKGAEVPIVPGDMETIAQPIDFIGVNFYSGGFGRYKKNEGLFDCEEVQVGFDKTFMDWNVYADGLYKVLSWVKEEYGDTPIYITENGACYDDELTADNRVHDELRTEYFRKHFIQCHRLIASGVPLKGYFAWSLLDNFEWAEGYKKRFGIVYTNYETLERHPKDSYYFIQDVIKNNGFDV
- a CDS encoding B12-binding domain-containing radical SAM protein — protein: MNIVVATLNAKYIHTSLALRCLKAFAEPEFKVTMAEYTIKDPVMSIAADLYSKKPDVIGFSCYIWNIEETVAVIDMLRKVLPEVKILLGGPEVSYDTEYWMNRLTDVDFIIMGEGEETFLDLLRQISTDQKYHFVFGLAYRKAGQVIVNVGRPKLDLSTIPSPYRFPEDIPSLGNRVVYFETSRGCPFNCQFCLSSIEVGVRYFDIEWVKGEITYLIDHGAKLIKFVDRTFNIKREYAMEVFQFLIDNHRGCVFQFEITADIMRPEVLDFLAEHAPPGIFRFEIGVQSTNDPTNLAVQRRQNFEKLSRTVVKVKESGKIDQHLDLIAGLPHEDYDTFRKTFNDVFALRPEELQLGFLKMLRGTGLRNDADKYGYIYMDRAPYEMLGNDLMPFGDIVKIKRIEDVLEKYWNAHRMDRTMEYLITQAYSSPYDFFQAFGDYWEQQGWSRIGHQLDHLFSRLWEFLEADSADLLNKDVAFGLLRIDYYYQHKYKPRKLWWDDRLDKKDWNSSFKFAAKELGMDERELQKKAMIDRLPFDYTLWQQEGRVDYTAPTLLVMLYSGEETSMELIALPHPGGIVAAQT
- a CDS encoding IS110 family transposase, with amino-acid sequence MEPVIGLDVAKGASVFQAFVKRNEVCGKSVTIRHTEEGFGRLGEVIRTLEEQTGNRAVVVLEATGHYHRIVIAYLERMEITHFIVNPLLSKRSKSAQLRKVKTDAADAWHLAEMYYRGDVKPHRTWNECYTELQHITRQHEFVTSLYVQAKLNMRALLDQVFPTYEGVFSDLFSATALTTLQMCLSDQTLEWDEAIRKQASKSRSASWICTKIEHLEFIYRQWKENKNSPTQMQMLKSMVSLLLSMQEQIEVIEDQIRQLAGELPEVELIKSIPGIGDKLAAAIISEIGDAQQFQDPKQLVAFAGLDPGVHSSGQFVATSSRITKRGSKRLRRALFLAVQCGLRRDANAKLKAYYDKKRKEGKPYKVTVIACANKLLHHIYAILKKGQPYQP
- a CDS encoding Cof-type HAD-IIB family hydrolase yields the protein MTFRLIAIDLDDTLLTDEGIVTEATREAMAAAIAHGAHVTIATGRMFASAQKIARQVGLNVPIITYQGSLIKNLLDEEVLYERYVPTAAALRIYEYCKQRGIHIQAAINDELYSPSDNEHIRAYVQLSKIPYKVIPDFETLLQHEKVTKFVAIDEPARLDGLLPELREMQGSEVYITKSKPNFLEFLNLEGTKGHALRFLAAHYDIPMEETIAVGDAMNDHEMIEAAGLGVAMGNAVPALKAIANFVTLSNNDDGVKHVLDKFILKRD